From the genome of Alkalimarinus coralli:
TATTATCAGGCGATGCTATGTCTGCATTGAATTTAAATTTACTTAGATCAATACCTGCGCCTGGCGATAGTGCACTATTTTGAGGGGCGCAAATTGAAAGCTTGGTAAACAATCGTTTATCGCTTGGGTTCTCAAAAACAAAATAACAGTTGTTCTTGGCTATAACTTTGTACAGAAAAAGAATAATTTTTCGATAAACGCTAAACTTTAAGCTGCCAGTTGAAAAAACACTACCTAAACCAGGAATTGTTATTAGTATTGGAATTTTCCTGGAGCGTGCAATTAGTCCAAAAAAGAGATTAGGCTTGACGGTTACTGAATGAATAATAGAGGGTTGGCTATTATTGACTATTTTTATGCAGCTTAAAAAAGTTTTTAAGTTGCTGACCGGATTGATACTTGACCTGTGTAAGCTGTAGGTGATTGTTTCAATATCGTCGTTTGTTACGGTGTACTCTTCTGTTTTTGAGTAACACACCTGTGTTTTTAGCCCTTTGGTCATTCGAGAAAAGATACGATCTTTCCAGTGTAGATTAAAATACCAGTCTACGTTGATTGCGAAGAGCATATTTTTCATTTAGAGGGGGCCTTTGTATATACAATTACTTCTTTGTGTTGATAAAATTACTGCGCTAGCGATTGATTCCTTTGGAGGGAACGCGGGTAAACTCTAACGACATGCGGTGAAAATTTTAAAGTCCAATATAGGTTTTTTAGACAGGACATAGCTTCTACAACCCGCTTAATTGCAAATAATATCACAATACTGTATTCGAAACTTTTAAATTTCTGATGATGTGTCGAGAAGTAAACACCTTAATGGTTGTAGCGGCCCAGGCATCTATTAAGGTTTATGGATGTCAATATCCTCTCGGTCCACCCTTTCTTTAATGTTAACTTCAAATCTGCTGACCCGTATGAGGCAGAAATTGGGGGAGGTAAAATGATTCGGGGAAACAGGTATGGAGGAGGGGATTAATTGCTCATGGTTAGTTTATCCCTCAACATCAATCATTATAAACCCATTGAGTTCCTGCTTTGTATTTGGGTTAGAAGTTACATATTATCGCCAGGTAATTATTAAAGGAGCCTACGATGTCTCAAAAAGAACATCTTCAAGAAATTGAATTAACAGACCTTATTCGTTTTCTTGTTGAAAGGTGGGGGCGATTGCTGAGCGTTCTGTTAATAGTGTCTATCCTGGTTTTTTTATCACTTACAGGCAAACAATTTATTGTTCATGGATCTTTCGTCAATGAACCGGATATAGCAAAGGGTGTTTCTGCACAAGCTTATCGCGCAAGTGCGCTAGTTGAACTCGGGCAGGTGCTTACGCATGGAGGGGATGCAAGGCCTATTGTGAGCCCTGATTTACTGGTGGAAATTTATAGCACGGATGAACTTGAATTATCAGTGTTTGATGCAGGTGAGAAGGATAACCCCCCGAATGGTCTTTGGGTTTCGGCAGAGAATGAAGTTAGTGCCGACGCAGAGTCTCTAGTTAAGAGTGCGACTGAAGCGATAGTTGCCCATGCTCACGGGAAAGAGCAGGCCGCAAAACAAAACAAGAATAAAGCATATTCTGTGATAGGTATAACGCGCGTTGCGAAATTAGAGGTGATAGAGCCTGAAGTGCAGAATGAGCTGCTCCTCGGCATTAAATTGTTATTTAAGTTTGCAATGTTGAGCATTATAATAGGCTTTTTCGCATCTCTCTTTTACGCCATAGCATCGAAAATATACTTAGACTACAAAACAAAATACCCCTCCTAACCCTGCGTTGGCTATAAGGCTTAGTTAATTGAAACTCCCTAAACTTGAATTAGCAATCAATCTTACCGCAAGGTTGGTTGCTGCTGTCCTATCGTTTCTGGTTGTTCCGTTCTATACCGAGTTATTAGGCGTTGAGGCTTACGGGTTAATCGGTTTTTTTACAACCTTTCAAGCAATATTTTTCTTACTGGAAATGGGGGTGGTCGGAGCTTTTGTAAGGCAAACGGCAATGGCTTCTGAGTCCTCTCGGGAGAGGGGGGGCGAGTTAAAAAAATTAGCCTCAACACTTAATACGCTTTTTTTGATATTAGGTTTTGTTGTTTCAATATTGGTTTATTACGTAAGTGGGTTAATTGCAGAGAACTGGGTAAGTAGTGATGGTTTGCCTCACGAGCATGTTGAACGAGCTATACAGTTGATGGGGGTTGTGATTGGA
Proteins encoded in this window:
- a CDS encoding glycosyltransferase family 4 protein, which codes for MKNMLFAINVDWYFNLHWKDRIFSRMTKGLKTQVCYSKTEEYTVTNDDIETITYSLHRSSINPVSNLKTFLSCIKIVNNSQPSIIHSVTVKPNLFFGLIARSRKIPILITIPGLGSVFSTGSLKFSVYRKIILFLYKVIAKNNCYFVFENPSDKRLFTKLSICAPQNSALSPGAGIDLSKFKFNADIASPDNKIRVLFAARLIYGKGLEDLIKAIDLLNQKRKIFQLDVAGIIDAESPESIPQSQISYWQQAGKINWLGQVEDIPGLLKEVNIVALPTRYAEGLPRILLEAASAGRAIVTTDNPGCNSLIKHNYNGQLVAPRNIEQLASALQVYQDRDLRLLHGHRARQSIEEKFTIDFVIDCYKEAYDFLLKNERKSKQKQL